The following is a genomic window from Chitinophaga caseinilytica.
GAGAACAGCGGTATCTATCCCCTCAACCGTTACGACAAAAACTGGGACCCCGAGTTCCTCTCCGCCAGCTTCCGCCTGCGGGAAGGGGAAATGTCGAACCCCGTGAAATCGCAATTCGGCTACCACCTGATCAAGATGCTGAAACGCGCGGGCGACAACGTGACCGTGCAGCACATCCTCATCAAGCCGAACGTAATGAACACCGAGATCGGTCATGCTATCCAGAAACTGGACACCGTTCGCGCGAACATCATTGCCGGTAAAATGACCTTCGGTGAAGCTGTTTCCAAATACAGCGACGACCCCATGGCCAAGTTCAGCGGCGGTATGCTCACCAACCCCATGACCAACAGCACTTTCATCACCATCGACCAGCTGAACGACCCTACCACAAAGGATATCGTAATGCTGCTCGATTCACTGAAACCCGGTGGCGTTACCAAACCCATCGAATATACCGACGAACAGGGCCGTAAAGGCGTTCGCCTCGTGTACCTGAAAACACGTACCGAGCCCCACCGCGAGAACCTGAGCGACGATTACTCCCGCATCCAGCAGCGCACGCTGCAGGAAAAACAGGCACTGGCCCTCAGCAAATGGCTGGTAGACAAAGTGCCGACGTTCTATGTGCATGTGGAAGAAGAGTACAAACAGTGCGAAAACGTGTCGAAATGGTCGGCCGCGAGCAATACGATGGCCAGCAACTAAGCGAAATCCAGCAATTTATGATACGATCCCGGCGTCTACAGCGCCGGGATTTTTTTTAACGTTTCCATGCCAGTCAAGCCCCCGGCCCGTTTGGTCCACGTTTCCCCTGCGATGCACTTGCAAAGGGCATTCCCGCGAATGCGGCCGTTTGATAATTAAAGCGTAACTTTGCGACTTCAATTTTACGGTATGAGTGATGCGATAAAGCATGAATGTGGACTTGCATTCATAAGATTAAGAAAACCATTCAGTTATTACCAACAGAAATACGGAACGGTTTTCTACGGCCTGAATAAGCTGTACCTTCTCATGGAAAAGCAGCATAACCGTGGACAAGACGGTGCAGGCCTTGCCACTGTAAAATTACACACCGAGCCCGGGGTGCCATTCATGCACCGGATCCGGAGCGCACAGCCGCAGCCCATCGGCGACGTTTTTGGTAAAGTGCGCGACGAAATCGCAGAAATAGAGAAATACCAACCCGAGATCACCCGCTACCCGGGCCTCATGAAAGGGCACGTCCGATTCCTGGGGGAACTGCTGCTGGGGCATCTCCGCTACGCCACCCAGGGCAAAAACGACGTCGACCTTTGCCATCCCTTCGTTAGATACAATACCATCCCCGCCCGCAACCTCACCATGGCCGGTAACTTCAACCTGGTGAATGTGGACGAGCTGTTCAGCTTTACGAAAGTTTCACCCGGCGAAAAGCATAAGAACAGTGATCTGGCGGCCATGCTCGAAGTGGTGCACCACTTCCTCTGCAAAGAGGACGAGGAGCGGCAGAACGGGCTGGACGTGAAGAACATCCTCAAACAGGCGTTCTCCATGTTCGACGGTGGTTACCATGTAGGAGGGCTCATCGGTTCCGGCGACTCTTTCGTTATCCGCGATCCGCACGGCATTCGTCCTTCGTATTATTATGTGAACGAAGACGTGATCGTGACCGCTTCCGAGCGCGCGGCCATCCGCACCACTTTCAACGTGGGCGAAAATGAAGTGATGGAACTGATGCCCGGAAACGCCCTCATCGTAAAGGAAAACGGCGAATACTCCATCGAAGAGATCATCCCGGCCCGCGAGCGCCGCGCCTGCTCCTTCGAACGGATCTACTTCTCCCGCGGCAACGACGAAAAAATCTACAAAGAGCGCCACGCACTGGGATATCACCTTTCCGAAACCGTGCTCAAAGCCATCGATAACGATCTTCGCAATACCATCTTCTCCTTCATCCCCAACACCGCCGAAGTAGCCTTCTACGGCCTCATCAAAGGGCTCGAAGATTATCTCAACCGCATTAAGGTGGAAAGGATCATGAGCTGGGGCAAGGATTTCGATGAAGAAAAACTCAACGAAATGGTGAACCGCCGCGTCCGGATCGACAAGATCGCCATCAAGGACGTGAAAATGCGGACCTTCATCACCGAAGATTCCAGCCGTAACGAAATGGTGCAGCACGTGTACGACATCACCTACGGAACCGTCCGGCCCGGCACAGACACGCTGGTAGTGATCGACGACTCCATCGTGCGTGGTACCACCCTCCGCGAAAGCATCATCAAAATGCTCGACCGCCTCGGCCCGAAACGCATCATCGTCATGTCGTCTGCCCCGCAAATCCGCTACCCGGACTGCTACGGCATCGATATGAGCAAAATGGGCGAGTTCGTCGCCTTCCAGGCCGCCATCGCACTGATCCGCGAGCAGGGCAAGGAATACATCCTGCAGGAAGCTTACGGCCTGGCGAAAGAACTGGAGCGCACCAACACACTGAACGCCCAAAACGTAGTGAAAAACGTCTACAAACCTTTCACGCCCGAGCAGATTTCCGCGAAAATCGCAGAGATCATCACCCCGCCCGGCATCGAAGCGAAAGTGGAAGTGATCTATCAAAACATCGAAAGCCTGCACGCCAGCTGCCCCAGCAACCTGGGCGACTGGTACTTTACCGGCGACTACCCCACTCCGGGCGGAAACCGCGTGGTGAACAAGGCTTTCATGAACTATATGGAAGGAAAGAACGAAAGGGGATACTGATCCCTGGACGGTTTACCGATATTTTCCAGACGGGCCGGAGCGCGAAAAGCGTTCCGGCCCGTTGATTTTCAGGGCGTTCGTGTGGGCTTTTCCGTGGTTTCGATTGTTAAATTTCCTTTAATTGGCGTGTTTTGTGCCAAAAACCCGTATTTTAGGATAGTGTTTGTTTTCAATTACTTACAATGTCTATGAAAACATTGTTATTGATCCGCCACGCAAAATCCAGTTGGAACGACCCGGACATGGACGATTTTGACCGGCCTCTCAACAAACGCGGTAAACAGAACGCCCCAGAAATGGCCATCCGGTTGCTGGGCCGCGGTTTACTGCCCGAGCTGGTCATTTCAAGTCCTGCGAAACGGGCGCGCACAACGGCGCGTATCATGGCCAAAGAATGGAATTATCCCCGCGAGGCCATCCTCCTCGAAGAGGAGCTCTATCTCTGCTACGCTTCCACTTTCCTGAAGCATATCACCCGCATCGACGATGATTTCAACATCGTCGCCATCTTCGCCCATAACCCCGGCATCACCGATTTCGCCAACTATCTCACGGAAGAAATCCGTATCGACAATGTTCCCACGGCAGGAGTTTTCGCCATCTCGGCCGACACGGAAAAGTGGGAAGACTTCGATCGCGCCCCCAAAAAATTCCTGTTTTTCGATTACCCCAAAAGCGAAGAAGCCGTTTAATCCTCCCGAAACATCCTGAAAATTTGACATATATTTATAGTGTGAGGCTGTATCTTTTGCGCGTCCCGGTCGTCTTGTAGCTACGAAACCCGCGGTTTTTAATTTGTGTATTTGCGCGAATAATTCGAAATCGCATGGTTTAAGGACATTTACATATAGAACTTGATTGGCTGCGTGTCAGAATTGCAGCATCCCGATAAAATCCGAAGCACATGAAACAACTCTTATCCCTGGTATTGGCGCTCACTTTCCTGCAGGCGAACGCCCAGCAGCGCACGCGCACTTTCCTGGCCGACAGCCTGGACAATTACATAATTAAAGCCATGGATGAAGGGCAGATCCCGGGTGTGGCGGTGGCCATCGTCAAAGACGGAAAGGTAGTTTTGATGAAAGGATACGGGGTGAAGGAAGTGGGGAAAACGGATAAAGTGGATAGCAACACCGTGTTCATGATCGGTTCCAATACCAAGGCGTTTACCGCCACGGCGCTCGCGCAGCTCCAGGCCGAAGGGAAGTTGCAGCTCAACGATCCCGTCCGCAAACACCTCCCCGACTTCCGGCTTCACGACCCCTGGGTGTCGGAACACGCCATCATCCGCGACCTGCTCAGCCACCGGCTCGGTTTTTATACCTTCCAGGGAGATTTCATGTTTTTCGATTCCGACCTCACGGTAGCGCAGGTCCGGGAAAGGTTGGCGAAACTGGAGCCGCCATTCGGCTTCCGTACCACCTGGGGCTATTGTAATGCCGCTTTCCTCACTGCGGGGGAGATCATTCCGAAAGTAACGGGCAAAACCTGGGCGCAATTCCTGAAAGAGAAATTCTTCGAGCCCCTGGGCATGCGCAACACCATCGCCACTTCGGCCGAAATCCCGACGGTGAAAAACATTGCTGCTGCGCACTCCGTTTTTCTCGGCGAACTGAAGAAAGTCCCCTACGGCAATCTGGATAACCTCGCGCCGGCGGGCAGTATCGGTTCTTCGGTAGCGGATATGTCGCACTGGGTGAAGGCGCTCCTGGCCGGCGGGCGATACGAAGGCCGCGAAGTGATTTCCGGTGACGCGATCATGGAAACCCGGCTGCTGCACTCGAGCCTCGGGGAAGGCGGGCACGCTTTCAACCGGAAGCAATTCAATTTATACGGCCTCGGATGGTTCACCAATTCCTACGAAGGCCGGCTGATCGTAGAACACACCGGCGGCGTCAACGGTTTTGTGACGGCCGTACGCCTGCTGCCCGAAGAAAACCTGGGCATCGTGGTGCTCACCAATACCGAATCCAACAACTTCTATAACGATCTTACAGATGAGCTCACCGACGCAATGCTCGATCTTCCCTTCCGCAATTACGCCCGCAAATCGCTGGACGAACAGCGGGAAGAACTCGCGGAAGTGAAAAAAACACTGCAACAGATCCGGGAGGAAATTGCGGCGAAACCGAAACTTTCCGTGCCTTTGACGGCGTTCGTTGGAAATTACGAACATCCTGTTTACGGCAAAATGAACATCCGTATGGAAAAAGACGGCCTGGCGATGCGGTTCGAGCATCACCCGAACCTGGTCGGCAAACTCTATCCCAAAAAGGAAGACGAATTCTGGTGCTTCTACAATCTTACCATGTACGGCATTAAGGAAACGCACTTCACAGTGGAGGCCGATAAAGTGAAAACCGTGACGATCCGCGTATCCGGTTTCGTGGAAAGCGCGCCCTACGAATTCCGTAAGCTGGACTAGGCTTCCAGCGGTACGGGGCGCTTGTACTCGTCGATCGCTACGAACGTGAACGTGCCGCTGATGGCGCGGTATCTTTCGTCGGAATACATTTCCTCTACGAAAATCTCCACCAGCACCTGCAGGCTCGTGTTGCCCGTGTGCGTCACGCGCCCGATCAATTCCACGATCGTGCCGGCGGGAATGGGTTTTTTGAAATCGATCTTGTCGGAAGATACGGTCACCATGCGTTTGCGCGCGTAGCGGGTGGCGGTGATGAAGGCCACTTCATCCATCAGCTGCATGGCCGTTCCGCCGAAAAGCGTGTCGTAATGATTGGTCGTATTGGGAAACACGGCTTTGAAAATCCGGGTTTCCGACTGTTGTATTCTTGATTCGTTCGTCATCTTGCTTTTTTAACTTTTTCCACCTCGATCCGCCAATCCGCGCCGCTGCCGATCTGGTATTTATACGCGAAACTGTCTTCGTTCACCGCGATGGACAATTGCAGTAAACTATTCGTATAGGCGAGCAAGTTACCCGGCGAAACGGCGGAGAACGTGGTCACGAAAGGCATGGTGGCCTGGTACCGGAAAGAGGTGCCTTTATATATGGAGATCTTCAGGATATCGCCGTAATGGACGTCGAGCAGGTTGAGCTCCTTTTCGCCGATGTTGGTCCAGACGTTGCCGTATTGGACATCGAGGATGGGAATGTTGCCGAGGATTTTGTTCCCGGAGACTTGCGCTTTCTGGTAGGGAATGGTGACTACGGAATCCGGGAGGCGCGGGCCAACGGAGTCGAACGGGATTTTGCCTGCGGCGAGGCGCGCGCCGGTGTACGCGTACACATCGCGGCCGTGGAAGGTGTAGGATTGACCGGAGCCGGGCAGCCGGTTGCGGGATTCGTCGATTTCGCGGATGGCATCCAGGCCGAGGTGTTCCGCTACGAGCGTGAGGGTGCCGTTGTCGGGCGTCACGAAGTAGTGGCCGGATTTGGTTTTCAGCACGACAGATTTGCGCGACGAGCCCACGCCGGGGTCGATCACGGAAACGAAGACGGTACCTGCGGGCCAGTAGGCCGCCGTCTGGTAGAGGCGGTAGGCGGCTTCCCAGATGTTGTACGGAGGGATTTCGTGGGTAAGATCGAATACGGGCAAAGCGGGAGACACACCGAACGCAACGCCTTTCATCGCCGCCACGGCGCCGTCTTTCAGCCCAAAATCGGTCTGCAGCACGAGGGCGCGCTGCGCGAAAGCGATCGCCGGCAGCAGGCATACCATCAACAGGAATAAGATCCGTTTCATGCAAACAAATTACGCATATTGGAGGAAACGACCGTTCGCGCTACCCGCAATTACCTCCGGAAATGGGACTTTTTCAGGTTCGCTCCAAGTCCCGGATTCGACCGATAACAGCCATAACACGGATGACACGATTTTAACCCGAGGTACGTAATGCGGCCAAAAAAATCAAGTCGATAAAATAAATACCTGCATGTCAACGTTTTGCTAACATATTTGCGGAATTTCCGTTCTTTTTGCGATCATATTTTAACCGAATATTTACTTTTGATTCAATTTCCGGTTAATTCATGTTTCACACGAAAATGGTAAAATGGCGCAGGTTGAACGACTTACAGCGATTTATCCTTATTTTCGTTTTTATTCGATTTTCGATGAAACCGCCTGAATCAGGCGGTGGATTAACTGGTAAGATGCAGTCGCCCTAAGTCGTTAAGTGGATTTTTAAATTAGAAGGTTTCCGTACAAACAAATTAGTCCCTGCCGTTGTTCTTTTGGGTAATCCCCAAAGGAAATTTCCGACCGATCGGACTATTATTGATGTATAGACAGACATGGGATGGTATCTCTCCAGTAATAAAAGCATGGAACTTTTTTTATTCCTTATATGAATATCAGGGAATACATAGATAATGGAATGGTTGAAAGTTACGTACTCGGACTTTCTGATCCCGACGAGCGCGAGGAGATGAGGAAGCTTGCCCGTGAGTATCCGGAACTTGAAACCGAATTCGACGAAGTGGAGCGCGTGATCCAGCAGCTCCTTTTCGAAGAAGCCGTATTGCCGCCTGCTACCCTTCGCCACCGCACGCTTCAGCCGCTCGACTGGGCAGATACCAATACGGAGAAGGAAGGGAAGAAACCGAATTATACTTTCATCAACATCGCGCCGAACCAGAACCAGTACATCACGGTACACCGCGTCTGGAAATGGATTTTCATTGCGGCGTTCCTGTTGTTCAAAGCTTGTCTTTTCCTCGCCATCTATTTTTACTTCAAATACCGCCAGGTGGAAGACCGCCAGGAAGAGCGCGAGAAAATCCGTAAGGAACAAATGCAACTGGCTCCGCAAACCCGCGCGGCGCAAGGCTTCTAGTTATCACTGGCTCCCCAGCCTGATCCCTTCATTCACACCTGCCAGTAACATCTGCACGCCCAGCACGGCTAAAATCAAGCCCATCATTTTGGTGATGACTGTCATGGTATTATTCCCCAGTAACCGCACGATGTGCCCGCCAGACAGGAACAGCAAATACGCGATATAGCACAGCACGCCGTAAACGACGATCACGATGACCGTATGCCATTTATCGGCAGACGCGGCATAGTTCATGGCGGTGGTGATAGTGCCCGGGCCGGCCATGAGGGGCATGGCGAGCGGGGTAACGGCTACCGAAATGCCGGGGTCGCCTTCTTTGGCGTCGATACGTTTTTCGGGATGGGGTTTGTCTTCGAGGATCATCCTGTAGCCCACAACAAACAGCAGGATGCCGCCTGTGATGCGCAATGCGGGAAGGGAAATGTTGAAGAGATGCAGGATGGAATTCCCCGCCACGCTGAATACCACGATGATGATAAACGCCACGATGACGGATTTCAGCGCAATTTGCCTGCGTTGGGCCGGCGTCATGTAATCGGTAAGGTCCAGGAAAACGGGGACGTTGGCGATGGGGTTGACGATGGAAAAGAAACCCATGAACACGGCCGTCGCGAACCCGATATAGCTGCCCGTCATGGTGCGTCTTTTTTCGGATGAACGATGTTGGGCTTTACTTTCCGCCCGGTAGACAGGCGTATCAGCCATTCGGCCAAAAACGAAAACACGAGGAAGATCCCGGTAACGAGTAAGTGCCGCGGTGCGCCGGTGGCGTCTACGATCACGACCAGTATCACCGTTCCGCAGCTGACGATCGCCGCCAGCCACGCGATCCACGGCGTGGCTTTCGTTTCTTTCAGCACCCGGAGATGGCCGATATTGACGGCGCTGTAGCAAAGCAGCATGGCCATACCGCCGAGGGATGCGATCACGGAAAGGTCGAATAGCATGATCAGCGCAATGATGCAGACGCCGGTGATGGCGAGCCCCTCCGTGCCGCGGCCCCACAGATGTTTCTCGAAAGCCTTCGGCAGCGTGCCGTACGCGGCCATGACGTACGAATTATTGCCCGTGGAAAAGAGATTGGCGTTGATGGCCGTGATGCTCGACACCAGCGCGGCTACAGACACGATCACGAACCCGGTGTTCCCCAGCATGGGGCGCGCAGCTTCGGCCAGGGCGGTTTCCTTTGCAGCTACCACCTGGTCTGCACTGAGGTTCCCGAACACGACGATCGCCAGCACGATGTACACGCCGGTCACCAGCAGAATGGTGGTCATAATGGCCCGGGGGAGCGTTTTGGCGGGATTGTCGATATGCTCCACGGCGCCGCTGATCACGTTGAAGCCGGTATAAGCGAAGAAAGTGACGGCCACGCTGCTGAGGAGACTGCTGGGGGCCAGGTGCGCTGGGAAGGCGAGGTTTTCCGGCTGGATGGTATAAAAACCGAGGATGGCGAAACCGAACAATACGGTCAGTTTCACAGCCACGAAAATTTTCTCCACCCGCGCGAACGCGGTGACGCTCACGAAGTTGAGGACCACCAGCGCCGCCACGATGCCCGCGGCGGTGAGGTTCTGCACCCAGTCTGCACCGCCGTGGCCCAGCAATACGGCCGCATAAGCGCCGAAGGATTTAGCGACTACGGCAGACAGTACGATCATGCTGACGTAATAAAATATCCCCATCCCGCCGGAGTAAATGTTCACCCCGTAAGCCTGTACCAGGTATTCGAGCACCCCGCCGTTAGACGGGTAGCGCGCGCCCAGGCGGGCAAAGGAATATCCGCAAAGGATGGTGATGCCTCCGGCGATGAGGAAAGACAGCCAGGTGGCCGAACCTACGATGGCGCCCGTTTGGCCCAACAGGGCAAAAATGCCCGCGCCGATCATGGCGCCGATCCCCATGGATATGGCGGCGGAAAGGGAAAGATTGCCCTTCTTGGTCTTTTTTACCATTTGAGGTGTATGTTCTTAAGTAATGCGGAACACTACAAATTGTTCATTCTCCGCTTGTAAACAAATTCCGCCGCCGCACTGTTTTAATGGAAACGAATTTTGCACAAACACTCTCAATCCCCCTATTATGGCACAACGCAGAGAACATGACTTTTTAGGCGAACGCGAAATCCCGGCCGACGTGTATTATGGAATCCAGACCCTCCGGGCCATCGAGAATTTCCACATCACCGGCATCCCGCTGAACACGGAACCCCTGTTTGTCCAGGCCCTCGCATATGTGAAGAAAGGCGCCGCCATGGCCAATGCAGAGCTCGGTGCGCTCGATAAGAACATCGCGGAGCATATCATAAAAGCCAGCGACCGGGTGATCAACGGCGAATTCGATTCCCAGTTCATCACCGACCTCATCCAGGGCGGCGCGGGCACCAGCGTGAATATGAACGCCAATGAAGTGATCGCCAACGTGGCACTCGAAATGATGGGCAAAAAGAAAGGTGAATACGATTTCTGCCATCCCAACAACCACGTCAATTGCTCGCAATCCACCAACGACGCCTACCCCACCGCGTTCCGCATCGCGCTGATCAATAAACTGTCGTCCTACAAACAAAGCCTCGCCGCGCTCGCAGAGTCGTTCGACAAGAAAGGCGACGAATTCAAACAGGTCCTCAAAATGGGGCGCACCCAATTGCAGGACGCGGTGCCCATGAGCATGGGCGACGAGTTCAAAGCCTTCGCCACCACCATCCGCGAAGAGCTGGCCCGTGTCGAGGAAAGCAAACGGCTGATCTCCGAGATCAACATGGGCGCTACGGCCATCGGTACCGGCGTGAACGCGCCCGACGGTTATGCCGAGCTCGTGACGAAACATCTCGCCAGGATCACGGGCCTGCCGCTGGTGTTGGCCAGCGACCTCATCGAGGCTACGGTAGACACGGGCGCGTACGTGCAGTTGTCGGGCGTGCTGAAACGCACGGCTGTGAAGGTTTCCAAGATATGTAACGATTTACGCCTGCTCTCCTCCGGCCCGCGTTGCGGCCTCAACGAAATCAATCTGCCACCCATGCAGCCGGGCTCGTCCATCATGCCGGGCAAAGTGAACCCCGTGATCCCCGAAGTCGTGAACCAGACGGCGTTTTACGTGATCGGGCAAGACCTTACACTGACCCTCGCCGCCGAAGCCGGCCAGTTACAGCTGAACGTGATGGAACCGGTGATCGGTTTCGCGCTGTTCACGTCCATCACCTATATGACGAACGCCTGCAACACCCTCCGCGAAAAATGTGTGGATGGGATCACAGCCAACGCGAAGCATACCCAGGAAATGGTCATGCAAAGCATCGGTATCGTAACGCAGCTCAACCCCATCATCGGTTACGAACAATCGGCCGCCATTGCGCGCGAAGCGCTGGAAACGGGCAAGTCGGTACACGATATCGCGGTGAAGGAAAAGAAACTGGTGACGCAGCAAAAGTGGGATGAGATATTCACGTTCGACAATATGATCCGCCCCAAATTCATTAACAGTTAATTGTTGTTGTGCTTATGAAAAACGTATTGTTGCTATTGCTGGCAAGCACCTGCTGGATGCTGCGCCCTGCCCGCGGACAGAACGCCAATTTACCCAATGTCGTGATCCTGGCAACGGGCGGCACGATAGCCGGGGCAGGGGAATCCAGCGTGGGAACGGCCTACACGGCCGGGAAACTCCCGATAGACGACCTGTTGAACGCCGTACCGGAAGCGCGGAAGATCGCCAATCTCCGGGGCGAACAAGTGGCCAGCGTCGGCAGCCAGGCCATGCACGACAGCGTGTGGCTGAAGCTCGCCCACCGCATCAACGAGCTCGCGCAGCGCAGCGATGTGGACGGGATCGTGATCACGCATGGTACAGACACGGAAGGCGAAACGGGATTCTTTCTCCAGCTGACCGTCAAAACCACCAAACCCGTGGTACTCGTGGGCGCGATGCGCTCCGCTACCGCACTGTCGGCCGACGGGCCGCTCAATCTCTACAATGGCATCGTGGTGGCGGCGAACAAAACTTCGGCAGACCGCGGTGTGCTTGTGGCCATGAACGATTACATCTATTCCGCGAGAGACGTCACCAAAACCAACACCACCAACGTTTCCACGTTCCAGGCGCCGAATACAGGCCCGCTGGGCGTGGTGATGGACGGGAAGGTGGAATTTTATCACCGCATCATCCGCAAGCATACGCACCAGACGGAATTCGACGTGAGCAAGGTGAATTCCTTGCCAAAAGTCGATATCTTGTACGGGTACGCCAATACGAATCCCGTGCTGGTAGACGCATTGGTGAAAGACGGCGTACAGGGCATC
Proteins encoded in this region:
- a CDS encoding peptidylprolyl isomerase: MNKIVISSFGAMLLFQVAIAQQQKIVADKIVAKVGEKIILQSDIESALVDMQQQALEGQPLPPNANCAAIEQIIAQKILVLQAERDSLPISESDVEGRIESQIRWAEQRYNGRENMTKVTGYTIYQLRERFRDAIRENMLAKAMRDKIVNSVKVTPTEVRNNFEKIPKDSLPFYESELEVGQLIILPKASREMDKYAYDKLMDIRARVEKKEGEFGTFANLYSEDPAVRENSGIYPLNRYDKNWDPEFLSASFRLREGEMSNPVKSQFGYHLIKMLKRAGDNVTVQHILIKPNVMNTEIGHAIQKLDTVRANIIAGKMTFGEAVSKYSDDPMAKFSGGMLTNPMTNSTFITIDQLNDPTTKDIVMLLDSLKPGGVTKPIEYTDEQGRKGVRLVYLKTRTEPHRENLSDDYSRIQQRTLQEKQALALSKWLVDKVPTFYVHVEEEYKQCENVSKWSAASNTMASN
- a CDS encoding amidophosphoribosyltransferase, which encodes MEKQHNRGQDGAGLATVKLHTEPGVPFMHRIRSAQPQPIGDVFGKVRDEIAEIEKYQPEITRYPGLMKGHVRFLGELLLGHLRYATQGKNDVDLCHPFVRYNTIPARNLTMAGNFNLVNVDELFSFTKVSPGEKHKNSDLAAMLEVVHHFLCKEDEERQNGLDVKNILKQAFSMFDGGYHVGGLIGSGDSFVIRDPHGIRPSYYYVNEDVIVTASERAAIRTTFNVGENEVMELMPGNALIVKENGEYSIEEIIPARERRACSFERIYFSRGNDEKIYKERHALGYHLSETVLKAIDNDLRNTIFSFIPNTAEVAFYGLIKGLEDYLNRIKVERIMSWGKDFDEEKLNEMVNRRVRIDKIAIKDVKMRTFITEDSSRNEMVQHVYDITYGTVRPGTDTLVVIDDSIVRGTTLRESIIKMLDRLGPKRIIVMSSAPQIRYPDCYGIDMSKMGEFVAFQAAIALIREQGKEYILQEAYGLAKELERTNTLNAQNVVKNVYKPFTPEQISAKIAEIITPPGIEAKVEVIYQNIESLHASCPSNLGDWYFTGDYPTPGGNRVVNKAFMNYMEGKNERGY
- a CDS encoding SixA phosphatase family protein; translation: MKTLLLIRHAKSSWNDPDMDDFDRPLNKRGKQNAPEMAIRLLGRGLLPELVISSPAKRARTTARIMAKEWNYPREAILLEEELYLCYASTFLKHITRIDDDFNIVAIFAHNPGITDFANYLTEEIRIDNVPTAGVFAISADTEKWEDFDRAPKKFLFFDYPKSEEAV
- a CDS encoding serine hydrolase — translated: MKQLLSLVLALTFLQANAQQRTRTFLADSLDNYIIKAMDEGQIPGVAVAIVKDGKVVLMKGYGVKEVGKTDKVDSNTVFMIGSNTKAFTATALAQLQAEGKLQLNDPVRKHLPDFRLHDPWVSEHAIIRDLLSHRLGFYTFQGDFMFFDSDLTVAQVRERLAKLEPPFGFRTTWGYCNAAFLTAGEIIPKVTGKTWAQFLKEKFFEPLGMRNTIATSAEIPTVKNIAAAHSVFLGELKKVPYGNLDNLAPAGSIGSSVADMSHWVKALLAGGRYEGREVISGDAIMETRLLHSSLGEGGHAFNRKQFNLYGLGWFTNSYEGRLIVEHTGGVNGFVTAVRLLPEENLGIVVLTNTESNNFYNDLTDELTDAMLDLPFRNYARKSLDEQREELAEVKKTLQQIREEIAAKPKLSVPLTAFVGNYEHPVYGKMNIRMEKDGLAMRFEHHPNLVGKLYPKKEDEFWCFYNLTMYGIKETHFTVEADKVKTVTIRVSGFVESAPYEFRKLD
- a CDS encoding acyl-CoA thioesterase, which translates into the protein MTNESRIQQSETRIFKAVFPNTTNHYDTLFGGTAMQLMDEVAFITATRYARKRMVTVSSDKIDFKKPIPAGTIVELIGRVTHTGNTSLQVLVEIFVEEMYSDERYRAISGTFTFVAIDEYKRPVPLEA
- a CDS encoding S-adenosyl-l-methionine hydroxide adenosyltransferase family protein, with the protein product MKRILFLLMVCLLPAIAFAQRALVLQTDFGLKDGAVAAMKGVAFGVSPALPVFDLTHEIPPYNIWEAAYRLYQTAAYWPAGTVFVSVIDPGVGSSRKSVVLKTKSGHYFVTPDNGTLTLVAEHLGLDAIREIDESRNRLPGSGQSYTFHGRDVYAYTGARLAAGKIPFDSVGPRLPDSVVTIPYQKAQVSGNKILGNIPILDVQYGNVWTNIGEKELNLLDVHYGDILKISIYKGTSFRYQATMPFVTTFSAVSPGNLLAYTNSLLQLSIAVNEDSFAYKYQIGSGADWRIEVEKVKKAR
- a CDS encoding MarC family protein — protein: MTGSYIGFATAVFMGFFSIVNPIANVPVFLDLTDYMTPAQRRQIALKSVIVAFIIIVVFSVAGNSILHLFNISLPALRITGGILLFVVGYRMILEDKPHPEKRIDAKEGDPGISVAVTPLAMPLMAGPGTITTAMNYAASADKWHTVIVIVVYGVLCYIAYLLFLSGGHIVRLLGNNTMTVITKMMGLILAVLGVQMLLAGVNEGIRLGSQ
- a CDS encoding APC family permease, whose amino-acid sequence is MVKKTKKGNLSLSAAISMGIGAMIGAGIFALLGQTGAIVGSATWLSFLIAGGITILCGYSFARLGARYPSNGGVLEYLVQAYGVNIYSGGMGIFYYVSMIVLSAVVAKSFGAYAAVLLGHGGADWVQNLTAAGIVAALVVLNFVSVTAFARVEKIFVAVKLTVLFGFAILGFYTIQPENLAFPAHLAPSSLLSSVAVTFFAYTGFNVISGAVEHIDNPAKTLPRAIMTTILLVTGVYIVLAIVVFGNLSADQVVAAKETALAEAARPMLGNTGFVIVSVAALVSSITAINANLFSTGNNSYVMAAYGTLPKAFEKHLWGRGTEGLAITGVCIIALIMLFDLSVIASLGGMAMLLCYSAVNIGHLRVLKETKATPWIAWLAAIVSCGTVILVVIVDATGAPRHLLVTGIFLVFSFLAEWLIRLSTGRKVKPNIVHPKKDAP
- the aspA gene encoding aspartate ammonia-lyase, whose translation is MAQRREHDFLGEREIPADVYYGIQTLRAIENFHITGIPLNTEPLFVQALAYVKKGAAMANAELGALDKNIAEHIIKASDRVINGEFDSQFITDLIQGGAGTSVNMNANEVIANVALEMMGKKKGEYDFCHPNNHVNCSQSTNDAYPTAFRIALINKLSSYKQSLAALAESFDKKGDEFKQVLKMGRTQLQDAVPMSMGDEFKAFATTIREELARVEESKRLISEINMGATAIGTGVNAPDGYAELVTKHLARITGLPLVLASDLIEATVDTGAYVQLSGVLKRTAVKVSKICNDLRLLSSGPRCGLNEINLPPMQPGSSIMPGKVNPVIPEVVNQTAFYVIGQDLTLTLAAEAGQLQLNVMEPVIGFALFTSITYMTNACNTLREKCVDGITANAKHTQEMVMQSIGIVTQLNPIIGYEQSAAIAREALETGKSVHDIAVKEKKLVTQQKWDEIFTFDNMIRPKFINS
- a CDS encoding type II asparaginase: MKNVLLLLLASTCWMLRPARGQNANLPNVVILATGGTIAGAGESSVGTAYTAGKLPIDDLLNAVPEARKIANLRGEQVASVGSQAMHDSVWLKLAHRINELAQRSDVDGIVITHGTDTEGETGFFLQLTVKTTKPVVLVGAMRSATALSADGPLNLYNGIVVAANKTSADRGVLVAMNDYIYSARDVTKTNTTNVSTFQAPNTGPLGVVMDGKVEFYHRIIRKHTHQTEFDVSKVNSLPKVDILYGYANTNPVLVDALVKDGVQGIVIAGVGNGNLYPTVEERVKKITRQGIAVVRSNRTGSGRVLLNAETDDTALGTIAADDLNPQKARILLQLALLKTKDTKKIQEMFFEY